The Flammeovirgaceae bacterium genome contains a region encoding:
- a CDS encoding Gfo/Idh/MocA family oxidoreductase: MVSRRKFIQQAGAAAAFTIVPRFVLGGNGFIPPSDTLYLAGIGVGGKGTSDLTECAKSPNVKVVFLCDVDDRQAVKSKDNFPQAKYYKDFRVMLDKEEKGIDAVTISTPDHTHAVAALNAMQRGKHVYVQKPLTWSIHEARTLAEAAGKYKVVTQMGNQGGSGEGVRKGKEIYQAGLIGDVTRVYAWTNRPVWPQGIPTPSGNHQIPAELDWDLWLGPADAIDYNPAYHPFNWRGWWNFGTGALGDMACHILDPAFRILPIDYPSEVECSTGTVWTGFFQEGYFPDSCPPSSIVHLKFPGKNGKPDIKVTWMDGGVLPERPEELLPDEPMGNWDGGLIMVGTKGKLMFDCYGANPRLLPTTKMKDLNIKESIPRVKEGHYVQWVNACMKGYGKTELSSPFDFAGPMTEAILMGNLAIRSYGLRVKNDKGQNTYPGRKKLLWDWKSMKITNFDEANSFVKRVYRNGWSL; the protein is encoded by the coding sequence ATGGTATCACGCAGAAAGTTTATTCAACAGGCGGGAGCAGCAGCAGCTTTTACTATAGTTCCTCGTTTTGTACTGGGTGGTAATGGTTTTATTCCGCCAAGCGATACACTCTATTTAGCCGGAATCGGTGTGGGCGGCAAGGGTACTTCCGACCTGACGGAATGTGCTAAAAGCCCGAACGTAAAAGTGGTCTTTCTCTGCGATGTGGACGACCGCCAGGCGGTGAAATCAAAGGATAATTTTCCGCAAGCGAAGTATTATAAGGACTTCCGTGTTATGCTCGATAAAGAGGAAAAAGGCATTGATGCAGTTACCATCTCTACACCCGACCATACCCATGCCGTTGCAGCCCTTAATGCCATGCAACGCGGTAAACACGTGTACGTTCAAAAACCACTCACGTGGAGTATACACGAAGCACGAACACTGGCCGAGGCAGCAGGAAAATACAAAGTAGTCACTCAAATGGGTAACCAGGGCGGCTCAGGAGAAGGCGTTCGTAAAGGAAAAGAAATTTACCAGGCTGGTTTGATTGGTGATGTTACCCGCGTTTACGCCTGGACGAACCGGCCTGTTTGGCCACAGGGAATTCCCACCCCATCAGGTAATCACCAAATACCTGCCGAACTGGATTGGGATCTGTGGCTCGGCCCGGCTGATGCGATTGACTATAACCCCGCTTATCATCCGTTTAACTGGCGCGGCTGGTGGAATTTTGGAACGGGCGCATTGGGCGATATGGCCTGCCATATTCTGGATCCTGCCTTCAGAATTTTACCGATTGATTATCCTTCAGAAGTTGAGTGCAGCACCGGAACGGTATGGACCGGATTTTTCCAGGAGGGTTATTTCCCCGACAGTTGTCCGCCCTCTTCTATCGTTCACCTGAAATTTCCCGGAAAAAATGGCAAGCCGGATATTAAAGTAACCTGGATGGATGGCGGTGTATTGCCCGAACGACCCGAAGAACTCTTACCCGATGAGCCGATGGGCAACTGGGATGGCGGACTGATAATGGTGGGCACCAAAGGCAAACTTATGTTCGACTGCTATGGAGCAAATCCCCGGCTTTTGCCAACAACAAAAATGAAAGACCTCAACATTAAAGAATCCATTCCGCGCGTTAAAGAAGGTCACTATGTACAATGGGTTAATGCCTGCATGAAGGGCTATGGAAAAACTGAACTCAGCTCACCTTTCGATTTTGCCGGCCCGATGACCGAAGCCATTCTGATGGGTAATCTGGCTATCCGCAGTTATGGTTTGCGGGTTAAAAATGATAAGGGACAGAATACTTACCCCGGACGGAAAAAACTTTTGTGGGACTGGAAGAGCATGAAGATTACAAACTTTGATGAAGCTAATAGTTTTGTTAAGAGAGTGTATCGCAACGGGTGGAGTTTGTAA
- a CDS encoding amidohydrolase codes for MLKIDTHTHIIPKKLPNWAEKFGYGDFIYLQHHKKGFAKMMRGNQFFREIKENAWNPKLRIDEYAQFNTQVQVVCTIPVMFSYWAKPMDCLDVSKFLNDQIADLTEKYPKHYVGLGTIPMQDTELAIQELERCKKIGLLGIQIGSNINDLNLNEDRFFPVFEACEKLSMAVLVHPWNMMGMKSMQRYWLPWLVGMPAETSRAICSMIFGGIFERLPKLRVNFAHAGGSFLGTIGRIEHGFICRPDLVAIDNPVNPRNYLGKFWVDCITHDAMMLEYVLKLQGSKHITLGSDYPFPLGDLEIGRFIEEMNIDKSVKEDIFCNAPLSWLGITKDRFT; via the coding sequence ATGCTCAAAATCGATACCCATACGCACATCATCCCTAAAAAGCTGCCCAACTGGGCTGAGAAATTCGGGTATGGCGATTTCATCTACTTACAGCATCATAAAAAAGGCTTTGCCAAAATGATGCGGGGCAACCAGTTCTTCCGCGAGATAAAAGAAAATGCCTGGAACCCGAAATTAAGAATTGATGAGTATGCCCAATTCAATACGCAGGTCCAGGTAGTGTGCACAATACCTGTTATGTTTTCGTACTGGGCCAAGCCGATGGATTGCCTGGACGTATCGAAGTTCTTAAATGACCAGATCGCTGACCTTACTGAAAAATATCCAAAGCATTATGTAGGCCTGGGTACTATACCCATGCAAGACACCGAACTGGCTATTCAGGAACTTGAACGTTGTAAAAAAATCGGATTACTCGGAATTCAGATCGGCTCAAACATCAACGACCTGAACCTGAACGAGGATCGCTTCTTCCCTGTTTTCGAAGCATGCGAAAAACTAAGCATGGCCGTGCTGGTGCACCCCTGGAATATGATGGGCATGAAAAGTATGCAACGCTATTGGCTGCCCTGGCTGGTGGGCATGCCGGCCGAAACTTCCCGGGCAATCTGTTCCATGATCTTCGGAGGAATCTTTGAAAGGTTACCAAAACTCAGGGTAAACTTTGCACATGCAGGAGGATCTTTTTTGGGAACCATCGGACGGATTGAACACGGCTTTATCTGCCGCCCCGATCTGGTGGCTATTGATAATCCGGTTAACCCGCGAAATTATTTAGGTAAATTCTGGGTTGATTGCATTACGCACGATGCCATGATGCTTGAATATGTATTAAAATTGCAAGGCTCAAAACACATTACATTGGGCTCGGATTACCCCTTCCCGCTTGGCGACCTGGAAATTGGCCGGTTTATTGAAGAAATGAACATCGATAAGTCGGTTAAGGAAGATATTTTTTGCAATGCCCCGTTAAGCTGGTTAGGGATAACTAAAGACCGATTTACCTGA
- a CDS encoding rhodanese-related sulfurtransferase, whose product MTLYNRIEGRLLKEQLHSAPRIDRTTLSFYKYHHLADPKVFRDDLYKMFSNMGVLGRIYVAPEGINAQISVPANNLNTFREALYSISFLNGTRLNIAVDDNGKSFFKLKILVRKKIVADGLDDSSFDVTNCGKHVSAAEFNKLADDPNTIIIDMRNHYESEVGHFKNAICPDVDTFREELQVAEDLMAQHKDKNLLMYCTGGIRCEKASAWMKHKGFKNVFQLDGGIIEYARQVKAHGLENKFIGKNFVFDERLGERITDDIISSCHQCGTPCDDHTNCKNDGCHLLFIQCKTCAEKFDGCCSEECKSIIRLPNEKQKEIRRGINKGRQVFKKGRPQHLLKKSDSVL is encoded by the coding sequence ATGACTTTGTATAACCGAATTGAGGGAAGGTTGCTCAAGGAGCAGCTTCACTCAGCACCCCGAATTGACCGCACTACGCTGTCGTTTTACAAGTATCATCACCTGGCCGATCCCAAAGTTTTTCGCGATGACCTGTATAAAATGTTTAGCAACATGGGTGTACTGGGTCGCATTTATGTGGCACCCGAAGGAATTAACGCCCAAATCAGTGTACCTGCCAACAACCTAAACACCTTCCGCGAAGCCCTCTACTCCATTTCATTTTTGAATGGGACACGATTAAATATTGCTGTGGATGACAACGGAAAATCATTTTTTAAACTGAAAATTTTAGTCAGAAAAAAAATTGTTGCCGATGGACTGGACGACTCCTCCTTTGATGTAACCAACTGTGGTAAACATGTTTCTGCGGCTGAGTTTAATAAATTGGCTGATGATCCGAACACGATTATCATCGACATGCGCAACCATTACGAAAGTGAGGTAGGTCATTTTAAAAACGCCATCTGCCCCGATGTCGATACCTTTCGGGAAGAATTGCAGGTAGCCGAAGATTTGATGGCACAGCATAAGGATAAAAATCTGCTGATGTACTGCACAGGCGGTATCCGCTGCGAAAAGGCCAGCGCCTGGATGAAGCACAAAGGATTCAAAAACGTTTTCCAACTGGATGGCGGCATCATTGAATATGCGCGTCAGGTAAAGGCGCACGGACTTGAAAACAAATTCATAGGGAAAAACTTTGTGTTTGATGAGCGCCTAGGCGAAAGAATAACTGATGACATAATCAGTTCATGCCACCAGTGCGGTACCCCATGCGATGACCACACCAACTGCAAAAACGATGGCTGTCATTTGCTGTTCATCCAATGTAAAACTTGCGCTGAGAAGTTTGATGGATGCTGCTCCGAAGAATGCAAATCCATCATCAGGTTGCCCAATGAAAAGCAAAAAGAAATACGAAGAGGCATCAATAAAGGACGCCAGGTATTTAAGAAAGGCCGGCCGCAACACCTCCTTAAAAAATCAGATTCGGTTTTATGA
- the mog gene encoding molybdopterin adenylyltransferase, with translation MTIRIGIINVSDRASQGIYEDIPGKEIVATLTEYIKSPWEKEYAVIPDEQHLIEQCLIEMADKKQCCLIITCGGTGPAKRDVTPEATENVCEKMLPGFGELMRTESLKYVPTAILSRQTAGIRGKSLILNLPGKPKAIRQCLNAVFPAVPYCIDLLEGPFIECNEEVVKPFRPHSV, from the coding sequence ATGACCATTCGCATCGGCATCATCAACGTGTCCGACAGGGCCAGCCAGGGCATCTATGAGGATATTCCCGGGAAGGAAATTGTTGCGACATTAACAGAATACATAAAAAGCCCTTGGGAAAAAGAGTATGCCGTTATCCCGGATGAACAACACCTGATTGAGCAATGCCTGATTGAGATGGCTGATAAAAAGCAATGCTGCCTCATAATAACCTGCGGAGGAACAGGCCCCGCCAAACGCGATGTGACCCCCGAAGCCACTGAAAATGTCTGTGAAAAAATGCTGCCCGGATTTGGCGAACTGATGCGCACAGAAAGCCTGAAATATGTGCCCACAGCCATCCTCTCCAGGCAAACAGCCGGAATTCGTGGAAAATCACTAATTTTGAACCTGCCGGGAAAGCCAAAAGCCATCCGGCAGTGCCTGAATGCTGTTTTCCCAGCGGTCCCTTATTGCATTGACCTGCTGGAAGGACCGTTCATCGAATGCAATGAGGAGGTTGTTAAGCCATTCAGGCCGCATTCCGTATAA
- a CDS encoding M23 family metallopeptidase: protein MKIKYYYDTETCKYERVRTKTSDIVLNGLGLFFLTLLLASGIYLMFSTYFESPKELFLKNEVKELEYYYASLKRQVDELEKTVQGLEHRDDNIYRVVLGSEPIDKSIRNAGVGGVERYSDILNKPIEHKDLILELSKRVDLLRRKVYIESKSQDEVVELAENKEKQFAATPAIQPIANKQLIALASGFGMRIHPVYKVKKMHTGIDFAAPIGTPIYATADGVVEEVDIRFSGYGKMITIDHGFGYQTRYAHMHDFAVRKGQKVKRGDLIGYVGNTGLSTAPHLHYEVLLNGVLINPVHYFYNDLSPSEYEKIIELASIENQSLGM, encoded by the coding sequence ATGAAAATTAAATACTACTACGATACCGAAACCTGTAAGTACGAGAGAGTTCGTACCAAAACCAGCGACATCGTACTGAACGGGTTAGGCCTATTCTTCCTTACCTTGTTGCTGGCCAGCGGTATATACCTGATGTTCAGTACGTACTTCGAATCACCCAAAGAACTCTTCCTGAAAAACGAAGTAAAAGAACTTGAGTACTATTATGCCAGCTTAAAAAGGCAGGTTGACGAACTTGAAAAAACCGTACAGGGACTGGAGCATCGCGATGACAACATTTACCGCGTGGTATTAGGCTCCGAACCTATCGATAAATCAATACGAAATGCCGGTGTGGGCGGTGTTGAACGGTACAGCGATATCCTTAACAAACCGATCGAACATAAAGATCTTATTCTTGAATTAAGTAAGCGCGTAGATTTACTGCGCAGAAAAGTGTACATCGAATCAAAATCACAAGATGAAGTTGTTGAACTGGCCGAAAATAAAGAAAAACAATTTGCTGCTACCCCCGCCATTCAACCTATCGCCAACAAACAACTCATCGCGCTGGCTTCAGGTTTTGGTATGCGCATACACCCGGTGTACAAAGTAAAGAAAATGCATACCGGTATTGATTTTGCCGCGCCCATTGGAACACCCATCTATGCTACAGCCGATGGCGTTGTGGAAGAAGTGGACATTCGCTTTAGCGGCTATGGTAAAATGATTACCATCGATCATGGCTTTGGCTACCAGACCCGGTACGCCCACATGCACGATTTTGCCGTGCGCAAAGGCCAGAAAGTTAAACGCGGAGATTTAATTGGCTACGTAGGCAATACAGGGCTTTCAACTGCTCCGCACCTGCATTATGAGGTATTGCTGAATGGTGTGCTGATTAACCCGGTACATTATTTCTACAACGATCTGTCGCCTTCGGAATACGAAAAAATCATCGAACTGGCCTCCATTGAAAATCAGTCACTGGGAATGTAA
- a CDS encoding CHAT domain-containing protein, whose protein sequence is MARSSLLPGLLLFVVNLLQAQNSQSASEQIDELLYDSKFEDAIAFADKFTGGTSEISILIGNKKAEALIQLGRYEQATALLDQLQSQAEKSNKPDALGAIVQSTRGFLYLNQGRSDLALELLENAVITLNETGDPLYQARAMAYLGQAYSATGKYAQAEEQLQMALTIRLDKLPESHELIAASYNDLGMAFSQTDVDKALDYFDKAIELYTRLHGATHPKTAIVNTNMGLAYRSLKLYGDAITVFEDALKIWQTVYVNPHPSQAFVLLNLGQTYASMGELNTALSFYAKALAIYQQTHGRKHPDIASTYNLIGKIKVTQGNFNEGLASYQQALIANVSTFESTDVNQNPDGSTFYNGNQLLYSIMYKAQALEGRYFGKTLKQTDLNNAITHLQNCDALIDRLRQQTIKESDKITLGAIANEVYADGARIAFELSDVAFRKRSYYRELSFYFAEKSKAAVLLDAISDTNAKSFAGIPEELLEEERGLKSALALVNQKLAQKPSEDEEKYLRETAFHLNQSYQAFIKNLENQYPEYFNLKYNSTAPSISQVQAVLPGNSAVLSYFIDDYNGRARLYTYVITKKSFRIVSKPLPAAYNKNLTGYRNSIFFRDQHSFIETATALHRTLIPGLPRHINDLIILPAGRMGVIPFEALLTQKVKNEDEPYPVLPYLVKKFSTRYEFSTGLMLQRKSDKPGPIQSAMLCAPVTFPEKDNLSDLPGTAAEVNTLNELFATKKISCELLTNHLASESAIKTKALKNYNLLHFATHGIVDENNPELSRIFLQNDSEAEDGNLFSGEIYNLQLNASLVTLSACQTGLGKISKGEGVIGLSRALVYAGAKNIIVTFWSVSDESTAQLMTDFYKLLLENPSLPFSSTLRQAKLNLLSSHYSAPYYWAPFVLIGF, encoded by the coding sequence ATGGCACGCAGCAGCTTACTTCCTGGGCTTCTCCTGTTCGTTGTAAATTTGCTGCAGGCTCAAAATTCACAATCCGCTTCAGAGCAAATTGACGAATTACTGTATGACTCAAAATTTGAAGACGCCATTGCTTTTGCTGATAAGTTTACTGGCGGTACCTCCGAAATAAGTATCCTTATCGGTAATAAAAAGGCTGAAGCACTTATTCAATTAGGCCGATATGAGCAGGCTACAGCCCTGCTTGACCAACTACAAAGCCAGGCCGAAAAATCCAATAAACCCGATGCCCTCGGGGCTATCGTTCAATCCACCCGCGGATTTCTTTACCTCAACCAGGGAAGAAGTGATTTGGCATTAGAGCTCCTTGAAAATGCCGTAATCACACTTAATGAAACCGGGGATCCGCTTTATCAGGCACGGGCAATGGCATACCTGGGGCAAGCGTACTCCGCCACCGGTAAGTACGCCCAGGCCGAAGAGCAATTACAAATGGCACTTACCATCCGATTAGATAAGTTGCCCGAATCACATGAACTGATTGCCGCATCGTACAACGATCTGGGCATGGCCTTTAGTCAGACTGATGTTGACAAAGCACTCGACTATTTTGACAAAGCGATTGAATTATACACCCGGCTGCACGGTGCCACCCATCCGAAAACAGCAATTGTTAATACCAACATGGGCCTTGCCTACCGGTCTTTGAAACTGTATGGTGATGCCATTACTGTATTTGAAGATGCCCTTAAGATATGGCAAACCGTTTACGTGAACCCACACCCCTCACAGGCTTTCGTATTGCTGAACCTGGGGCAAACCTATGCCAGCATGGGCGAATTAAACACAGCCCTCAGCTTTTACGCGAAAGCTCTGGCTATTTATCAGCAAACTCACGGAAGAAAACATCCGGATATCGCCTCCACCTATAATCTTATCGGCAAAATAAAGGTTACACAAGGCAACTTTAACGAAGGCCTGGCGAGCTATCAGCAGGCGCTGATTGCCAACGTGAGTACTTTTGAAAGTACCGATGTTAACCAGAATCCGGATGGCAGCACATTTTATAACGGCAACCAGTTGCTGTACTCCATCATGTATAAGGCACAGGCGCTTGAAGGTCGTTATTTCGGCAAAACTCTAAAACAAACCGATTTGAACAACGCCATTACCCACTTACAAAACTGCGATGCCCTTATTGACCGGCTACGCCAGCAAACCATTAAAGAGTCGGATAAAATTACCCTGGGTGCTATTGCCAATGAAGTGTATGCCGATGGTGCACGAATAGCCTTTGAACTAAGTGATGTGGCCTTCCGTAAAAGATCATACTACCGTGAATTAAGTTTTTATTTTGCCGAAAAAAGTAAAGCAGCCGTTTTACTGGATGCCATTTCGGATACAAATGCCAAGTCGTTTGCCGGAATTCCCGAAGAGTTACTGGAAGAAGAACGCGGCCTTAAATCGGCTTTGGCCCTGGTCAATCAAAAACTGGCACAAAAACCATCGGAGGATGAAGAGAAATACCTTCGCGAAACAGCTTTTCACCTCAACCAAAGCTACCAGGCCTTTATTAAAAACCTGGAAAATCAATACCCCGAGTATTTTAACCTGAAATATAATTCTACCGCACCTTCTATAAGTCAGGTACAGGCTGTCCTTCCGGGTAATTCAGCTGTTCTTAGTTACTTTATTGATGATTACAACGGCAGGGCAAGGCTTTACACGTATGTTATCACTAAAAAGTCGTTCCGAATTGTAAGTAAACCGCTGCCGGCAGCCTATAACAAAAATTTAACAGGTTACCGTAACAGTATTTTTTTTCGCGATCAACATTCGTTTATCGAAACGGCTACCGCGCTTCATCGAACACTTATTCCCGGGCTTCCGCGCCACATAAACGATCTGATTATACTTCCGGCCGGCCGTATGGGTGTAATTCCTTTCGAAGCATTACTAACACAGAAAGTGAAAAACGAAGATGAACCCTATCCGGTACTGCCTTACCTGGTAAAAAAATTCAGTACGCGTTATGAATTCTCTACCGGCCTGATGTTACAACGAAAATCGGACAAGCCCGGGCCGATACAATCGGCCATGTTGTGCGCCCCGGTTACTTTTCCTGAAAAAGACAACTTAAGCGATTTGCCAGGCACGGCCGCAGAAGTAAATACCCTAAATGAACTGTTCGCAACTAAAAAAATTTCCTGCGAATTACTCACCAATCACCTGGCCAGTGAATCGGCAATAAAAACCAAAGCACTTAAAAATTATAATCTGCTGCATTTTGCAACCCACGGCATTGTGGATGAAAACAACCCGGAGCTATCGCGGATATTTCTTCAAAACGATTCGGAAGCAGAAGATGGCAACCTGTTCTCTGGCGAAATTTATAACCTGCAGTTAAACGCCAGCCTGGTTACGCTATCGGCTTGCCAAACCGGGCTGGGCAAAATATCAAAAGGCGAAGGGGTAATTGGTTTATCGCGCGCATTGGTTTATGCCGGTGCAAAAAATATTATTGTTACATTCTGGAGTGTTTCTGATGAATCAACCGCCCAACTTATGACTGATTTTTATAAGTTGCTGTTGGAAAATCCTTCTCTACCGTTTAGTTCAACTTTGCGCCAGGCAAAACTTAATTTGCTAAGCAGCCACTATTCAGCACCGTATTACTGGGCACCCTTTGTTCTTATTGGCTTCTGA
- a CDS encoding TonB-dependent receptor, with protein MSKFLITILLMACQYAYGQKLMGLVVEKNTQGADEPLAGASVFWLGTTIGTTTGANGIFMIERVGNHQKLVVSYVGFKSDTVDVTNQTSVKIYLVSEQVLEEITVQGWRPASGLDQARNINTVIMSEKELFKAACCNLSESFETNPSVDVAFTDAITGTRQIQMLGLAGPNTLISIENMPGVRGLAASQGIQFIPGTWINSIQVTKGVGSVVNGYESIAGQINVELKKPEESEKFYLNGYVNQAARAELNLNYTVHTGPKWATTFLIHGSARPMEMDSNEDSFLDFPVGSQLNFINRWVYNNGKGLLGQIGIKLLGDNKLGGQTGFHPPHDKFTTNRYGFEINTKRYELWGKLGYQFPGKPYKSIGLQVSGTAHDHESYYGFTEHFANQNSFYANLIYQSIVSNTAHKFKAGLSFLYDDVEENLANPIVGVNYDGLPAPGMAFKRAEIVPGAFAEYNYDNQNKFSLIAGVRVDQHNLFGTFFTPRLHIRYNLTDLTTLRASAGKGIRVANILAENTGIMVSSRQFVFTGLQSAYGYGFKPDEAWNYGVNLSQDFTIDYRSGSLTVDYFFTDFQNQVVLDYDFSARQARFFGLTGRSFSHSMQVQVDYELIRRFDLRLAYRWLDVQTDYTEARLARPLISKHRAFINLAYETKSKWKFDYTVQWLGPQRIPDTSENPSEYQLSSYSTDYFLMNAQVTKDFNDRWSVYLGVENLNNFTLANPIVAADQPFSPYFDSSMVWGPIFGRMAYAGFRYRIK; from the coding sequence ATGAGTAAGTTTTTGATCACCATCCTGTTGATGGCCTGTCAATACGCGTACGGCCAGAAACTAATGGGACTGGTTGTAGAGAAGAATACGCAAGGGGCTGATGAGCCCTTGGCCGGAGCCAGTGTGTTTTGGCTCGGCACCACTATCGGAACAACTACGGGTGCCAACGGCATATTTATGATTGAACGTGTGGGTAATCATCAAAAGTTAGTGGTGAGTTATGTGGGCTTTAAATCCGATACGGTTGATGTAACCAATCAAACCAGCGTGAAGATTTACCTTGTTTCTGAACAGGTGCTTGAGGAGATTACGGTTCAAGGATGGCGGCCCGCCAGCGGATTGGATCAGGCCAGAAATATCAATACGGTAATCATGTCGGAAAAAGAGTTGTTCAAAGCAGCCTGTTGTAACCTGTCTGAAAGCTTTGAAACCAATCCCTCGGTGGATGTGGCCTTTACCGATGCCATTACCGGAACTCGACAGATTCAGATGCTCGGTCTTGCCGGTCCTAATACGCTGATCTCTATTGAAAATATGCCGGGGGTTCGCGGGCTTGCTGCCAGCCAGGGCATTCAGTTCATTCCCGGCACCTGGATAAATTCCATTCAGGTAACAAAAGGCGTGGGTTCGGTGGTTAATGGCTATGAAAGCATTGCCGGCCAGATAAACGTTGAGTTAAAAAAGCCCGAAGAAAGCGAAAAGTTTTACCTCAACGGGTATGTTAACCAGGCCGCACGTGCCGAGTTGAACCTGAATTACACCGTACACACAGGGCCAAAATGGGCAACTACTTTTTTGATTCATGGCAGTGCAAGGCCTATGGAGATGGACAGTAATGAGGACTCCTTCCTTGATTTTCCCGTAGGAAGCCAGCTTAACTTTATAAACCGGTGGGTGTATAACAATGGCAAAGGCCTGCTTGGACAAATTGGGATTAAGCTGCTTGGGGATAATAAACTGGGAGGCCAAACCGGCTTTCACCCACCTCACGATAAGTTTACTACCAACCGGTATGGCTTTGAAATAAACACAAAACGATACGAGTTGTGGGGTAAGTTAGGATATCAGTTTCCGGGCAAGCCCTATAAAAGTATCGGTCTGCAGGTTAGCGGAACAGCCCATGATCATGAAAGTTATTATGGCTTTACCGAGCATTTTGCAAACCAAAATTCATTCTATGCTAACCTAATCTATCAGTCCATCGTAAGTAATACCGCGCATAAGTTTAAAGCGGGTTTAAGTTTCTTGTATGATGATGTAGAGGAGAATCTGGCTAACCCGATAGTTGGTGTTAATTACGATGGATTGCCGGCTCCGGGTATGGCTTTTAAAAGAGCCGAAATTGTACCGGGGGCATTTGCCGAATACAATTACGACAATCAGAATAAGTTTTCGCTGATTGCCGGTGTGCGGGTTGACCAGCACAATTTGTTTGGAACCTTTTTTACACCACGCCTGCATATACGGTACAACTTAACCGATTTAACAACGCTGAGAGCATCGGCAGGCAAAGGAATACGGGTGGCCAATATTCTGGCAGAAAATACCGGCATCATGGTTTCTTCCCGTCAATTTGTATTTACCGGCTTGCAAAGCGCGTACGGATATGGTTTTAAACCCGATGAGGCCTGGAATTACGGGGTGAACCTGTCGCAGGATTTTACCATTGATTACCGGAGCGGATCGCTTACGGTGGATTATTTCTTTACCGATTTTCAGAATCAGGTGGTATTGGATTACGACTTCTCGGCAAGACAAGCACGTTTTTTTGGCCTTACCGGCAGGTCATTTTCACACAGTATGCAGGTGCAGGTTGATTACGAATTAATCAGGCGGTTCGATTTACGCCTGGCTTACCGGTGGCTGGATGTTCAGACGGATTATACTGAGGCGCGGCTGGCCCGCCCGCTGATTTCAAAGCATCGCGCGTTTATTAATCTGGCGTATGAAACCAAAAGTAAATGGAAGTTTGATTATACTGTACAATGGCTTGGCCCGCAGCGTATTCCGGATACGTCCGAGAACCCGTCCGAGTACCAGCTCAGTAGTTATTCAACTGATTATTTTTTGATGAATGCACAGGTAACTAAAGATTTCAACGATCGCTGGAGTGTTTACCTTGGTGTTGAGAACCTTAATAACTTTACACTGGCAAACCCGATTGTTGCGGCCGACCAGCCTTTTAGTCCGTACTTTGATTCATCAATGGTTTGGGGACCGATATTCGGACGCATGGCCTATGCCGGCTTTCGTTACCGGATAAAATGA
- a CDS encoding cation transporter has translation MKSNLIYILLLSLVTISSFGQSKSKVVTATIKVYGNCGMCKERIEGVLDHNGIKKATWDVATKNLHVVYVPSKVTEQKICELVASVGHDTDTVKAKDEVYAELPFCCLYRDHDHSGIQDGKKSDH, from the coding sequence ATGAAATCAAATCTTATTTATATCCTTTTACTGTCCTTAGTCACAATTTCTTCCTTTGGTCAGTCGAAATCAAAAGTAGTTACAGCTACAATTAAAGTTTACGGCAACTGCGGCATGTGTAAGGAGCGCATTGAAGGTGTGCTTGACCACAATGGAATAAAGAAAGCCACCTGGGACGTTGCCACTAAAAATCTGCATGTGGTTTATGTTCCCTCTAAAGTCACTGAGCAAAAAATCTGCGAACTGGTTGCTTCAGTCGGGCATGATACAGACACGGTTAAGGCAAAAGATGAAGTGTATGCCGAACTTCCCTTTTGTTGTTTATACAGAGATCACGACCACTCCGGCATACAGGATGGTAAGAAAAGCGATCATTAA